AGTCCGGGATCGCGCCGTTCTATTCAGATAAATTTGCCAAGATCGGCTTCCAGGTCAGCGAGCTGTTCGACGACGCCCTTCTGAGAGAGAAGGTTGTGCGTGTGGCAGAGCAGAAGAATGTGCTGCTGGAGCATCTGTATCATAAACCCCTGATCGATCCGGAGGAGCTGTATCAGGAACTGCAAAGCTACAAAGAGATGGTGGAGCCCTATGTGTGCGACACCGCGCTGTTCCTGCACAATGCGCTGCAGGAAGGAAAGAGCGTGCTTCTGGAAGGACAGCTGGGATCTCTGAAGGACCCGGATCACGGGATCTACCCCATGGTGACTTCTTCTTCCACCCTGGCCGGCTACGGCGCAGTGGGAGCCGGAGTTCCGCCTCAGGAGATCCGGCAGGTCATCACTGTGTGCAAGGCATACTCAAGCGCAGTGGGAGCCGGAGCATTTGTCAGTGAGATCTTCGGAGAAGAGGCAGATGAGCTGAGACGCCGGGGCGGCGACGGCGGCGAGTTCGGCGCTACAACCGGACGTCCCAGGAGAATGGGATGGTTCGATTGCGTGGCTTCCCGCTATGGCTGCCGGATGCAGGGAACCACGGACGTGGCCTTCACGGTGCTGGACGTACTGGGATATCTGGAGGAGATCCCGGTGTGCGTAGCCTATGAGATCGACGGCAAGGAAGTCAAGGATTTCCCGCCCACCCACCTTCTTGAGAAGGCAAAACCGGTGATCAAGAAGCTACCGGGCTGGAACTGCGATATCCGCGGCATTCGGAAGTACGAGGAACTTCCCGAGAACTGCCGGAAATACATAGAGTTTGTAGAGCAGGAGATCGGCTATCCCATCACCATGATCTCCAACGGACCGGGAAGAGACGATATCATCTACCGGAAATAAGAAAGGAACATCAGAAAGCTGCTTTGTCTGGAAAGGACAGAGCAGCTTTTTCTTAATCTTTTTTAAGAAATCCCTCATGGTATTTTTAGAAATCTGCCACAGGCCGTACACATTTTCACGATAGAATGGCAGGGACATAAAAAAGATGTCATATCCGCAAGACCGGTTCCATATAATAATAAAAGCGGGGAGTGAGGGGGCGCGAAAGCAGAAGAATACCGCTTGAAAGACAGAAAATGGAGGTAACACAATGCAGCAGAGAAGTAAAGATGGTTATTTGGAAGAGCTTTCCATGGAAGAATATCTGACCAAACGGAAGAAACAACGGGAACGGGAAGAAAGAAAGGCCAGGAAACAGGTGCTTAAGGCTGATCCTGATCTTCTTCTCCTCGGCCTTTGAGCACACGGTACACCAGGATATAGGCGTAGAGTAGCACCGGGAAGATGATGGTGCAGGCCACGGAGGCCATCAGGAGATCCTCTGAGGCGGGCAGATCCAGAAGGGAGAAGACAAGAGTCGCCCCGTACATAGCAAAAAGCAGGAGCGCAGCCACAGCCGCCAGGATACGTTTTGTCTTTTTCATGGGAATCCTCCTTTACATCTCTTCCAGTCTTTAGTATATTATATAGATAGCAGTAAAAAATTGCAAATGAATCAGATACAAAAGGAGACAAGAACATGAGTCATACGTTGTTGGAACAGTGGCAGAGCCTTGCCTATAATGAGAAAGCAGACAGAGGACAGCTTCAGAGATTCTGGGGATCTTATTTCCAGATCGAGAAGGAAATCTATGAACAGCTCCTGGAGAACCCGGATGAGGAAGTAAAGGGAACGGTGAAGGAACTGGCGGATAAGTACGGACAGGAGGTCCTTACCATGGTAGGATTCCTGGACGGCATCAACGAAAGCCTGAAAGAGCCCAATCCCATTGAGACCATGGATGAGGACACCCAGGTAAGCCTTGCTTTTGATAAAGAGAAGCTTTACAAAAACATGGTGGCGGCCAAGGCGGACTGGCTTTATGAGCTTCCCCAGTGGAAGGAGATCTACTCTGAGGAAGAACTGAAGAAGCTGTACAAAGAACAGAAGGAGTCCGGAACCATCCGCAAGGAGAAGAAGATCGGCAGAAATGATCCCTGTCCCTGCGGTTCCGGAAAGAAATATAAGAAATGTTGTGGCAGATAGCTTTCGGAATAGCCGGCGTGTTGTGCGTCGGCTATTATCTGCTGATGGGGATCACCCTTCACAGGTGGAACTCTACCTTTGCCAGGTTCTGGCCTGTGCTGGGGGGCTGTTTTTTCCTCCTTGCCTTTTTGCAGGGAGTTCTGCCTGAACGGGGAGCCTTCCTTATCCGGGCAGGCGTCTGTGTAGGCCTTGTGATAATGCTGACGCTGATCCTGGCGGTATTTACCGGGATGCGGCCCTGGAAGGAACGGAAGCTTTCCTGGCTTGTAGTGCTGGGCGCCCATGTGGCGGGGGTGCGAGTGACAGATTCCCTTGAGCGGAGGCTTCTGGTGGCAGCAGGATACCTGAAGCGCCATCCGGAGACGAAGGTGGTGGTATCCGGAGGCCAGGGAGAAGGAGAGGATATCACTGAGGCAAAAGCCATGGAGGAGTACCTGATCCGGCAGGGGATCGACAGAGAGCGGATCTACTGTGAAGATCGGTCCGCCACAACCAAAGAGAATCTGGAATTCTCCGCAGCGTATATTAAGGATCTGAGCCTCCCGGTGGGGATCGTCACCAGCCATTACCATATGTACCGGGCATGCCGTTATGCCAGGCGGGCAGGGTATCAGGATCTGGGGCGTCTGCGCGCCGGCTGCCTTCCGGTACTGTTTGTCAATTATATGGTGCGGGAGGCCCTGGCGGTGCTGAAACTGTGGCTGGCGGGATAATCCGGGGTTGACAAACAAGGCGTGGGTGCTATAATAGGTACATATATGGGAACACGTTGAAGAGAAGAGTAGGACAGGAAAGGGATCAAGAGAGAGGAGCAACAGGCTGAGAGCTTCTTATCCGGGAACTGTCTGAAGACCACCTCCGAGTGACTGCGAACCAGTCCGGTGACTCCGTTATCGTCATAAGGAAAGAGGTTCCGGCGTTTGTCCGGTTCAATTGGGGTGGAACCACGGGAAAGACTCGTCCCCTGCAGCAGATCTGCTGCAGGGGATTTTTTTATTTCTGGGGAGCGCCTGTTCCCATGGCACAGGCAGATAAGGAAGGTGAAGCGTTTGAGCAGAAGAACCTGCAGGCACAAAGTACAGTATTATGAGACAGACCAGATGGGGATCGTCCATCATTCCAACTATATCCGCTGGTTTGAGGAGGCAAGGACCGACCTGATGGACCAGATCGGATTTGGATATGAAGAGATGGAGGAGCGGGGGATCTTAAGCCCGGTGCTCTCCGTGGAGGCAGATTACCTGCGGATGGTGCACTTTGGGGACACCGTTACCATCGAGACCCATATCCAGTCCTATAACGGCATCAAGCTGACTGTGGCTTATGAAGTGATCGGCGATAAGACAGGGATGGTCCACTGCCGGGGGACGTCCAAGCATTGTTTTATCAACCGGGATGGAAGGCCTCTGTCCCTGAAGCAGGCCTGCCCGGAGATCCACAGGCTGTTTGCCGGCGAACTGGAAACCCAGGAGAAAGAATCTTAAAACATATAAAGAAAGGAAAGAGAGAACATGAAAATCACACTGAAAGACGGATCGGTAAAAGAGTATGGACAGAGCATGGCAGTCATCGATGTGGCCAGAGACTTAAGTGAAGGCCTGGCCAGAGCGGCTACCTGCGCCAAGGTGGACGGAGAGGTGAAAGACCTGCGCACCGTGCTGGACAAGGACTGCGAACTGGAGATCCTGACCTTTGATTCTGAGGAAGGAAAAGGGGCTTTCAACCACACCGCATCCCACATTATGGCCCAGGCGGTAAAGCGTCTCTATCCGGAGACCAAGCTTGCTATCGGTCCTTCCATCGCCAACGGATTCTACTATGACCTGGACCGGGAGACTCCATTTACCACAGAGGATCTGGAGAAGATCGAGGCGGAGATGAAGAAGATCGTCAAAGAGGATCTGAAGCTGGAGCGCTTTACCAGATCCAGAGACGAGGCAGTGGCATATTTTAAGGAGAAAGAGGAACCTTATAAGGTAGAGCTGGTGGAGGATCTTCCGGAAGGGGAAGAGATCAGTTTCTACAGCCAGGGAGAATTCACAGATCTGTGCGCAGGCCCTCATCTTATGTCCACGAAGGCGGTGAAGGCATTTAAACTTACCAGTCTTGCAGGCGCTTACTGGAGAGGGGATGAGAAG
This window of the Massilistercora timonensis genome carries:
- a CDS encoding adenylosuccinate synthase, with protein sequence MVKAVVGANWGDEGKGKITDMLAREADIVVRFQGGANAGHTIVNNYGKFALHTLPSGVFYDHTTSVIGNGVALDIPVLFKEVQSIVDQGVPKPKLLVSDRAQMVMSYHKNFDAYEEERLGGKSFGSTKSGIAPFYSDKFAKIGFQVSELFDDALLREKVVRVAEQKNVLLEHLYHKPLIDPEELYQELQSYKEMVEPYVCDTALFLHNALQEGKSVLLEGQLGSLKDPDHGIYPMVTSSSTLAGYGAVGAGVPPQEIRQVITVCKAYSSAVGAGAFVSEIFGEEADELRRRGGDGGEFGATTGRPRRMGWFDCVASRYGCRMQGTTDVAFTVLDVLGYLEEIPVCVAYEIDGKEVKDFPPTHLLEKAKPVIKKLPGWNCDIRGIRKYEELPENCRKYIEFVEQEIGYPITMISNGPGRDDIIYRK
- a CDS encoding SEC-C metal-binding domain-containing protein yields the protein MSHTLLEQWQSLAYNEKADRGQLQRFWGSYFQIEKEIYEQLLENPDEEVKGTVKELADKYGQEVLTMVGFLDGINESLKEPNPIETMDEDTQVSLAFDKEKLYKNMVAAKADWLYELPQWKEIYSEEELKKLYKEQKESGTIRKEKKIGRNDPCPCGSGKKYKKCCGR
- a CDS encoding YdcF family protein — translated: MLWQIAFGIAGVLCVGYYLLMGITLHRWNSTFARFWPVLGGCFFLLAFLQGVLPERGAFLIRAGVCVGLVIMLTLILAVFTGMRPWKERKLSWLVVLGAHVAGVRVTDSLERRLLVAAGYLKRHPETKVVVSGGQGEGEDITEAKAMEEYLIRQGIDRERIYCEDRSATTKENLEFSAAYIKDLSLPVGIVTSHYHMYRACRYARRAGYQDLGRLRAGCLPVLFVNYMVREALAVLKLWLAG
- a CDS encoding acyl-CoA thioesterase produces the protein MSRRTCRHKVQYYETDQMGIVHHSNYIRWFEEARTDLMDQIGFGYEEMEERGILSPVLSVEADYLRMVHFGDTVTIETHIQSYNGIKLTVAYEVIGDKTGMVHCRGTSKHCFINRDGRPLSLKQACPEIHRLFAGELETQEKES